The segment TTCCTTAGGGAACAGGTTGCCCGCATTCGTCATTCCGCAGTCAGGTGTTACAATTCAGGGCTGCGGCCAGTCTAAGCGGAATGCCCTGTGACGCCAGCGGGGCCACAGCAGCCGAAAGACACTCCGCACCGTACATAGTAGAATCAGACAACAGCACAAACCGGCTTCTGGCAGAGCCCAGCACCAGCCGCAAAAAAAAATAGGCCACCAGGGCCGGGGTTCCGAGGTCAGTTATGCGACGCCTTTTATCTTCTTTCCAACTCAGAGTCTGTTTTAGGAATTGTGTTTTGGCCGTGGTGACTTTGCTTCCGGCCGCGCTTACCGAAGCGCAAGCTGATGTTTCCCCGGTGGACGCTTTCGTAACAGATCTGGATACCGTGGAGTGGGGGGAGCCTGGCGGCGGCAACGGATTCCCTGTGGGGGTCCAGACCGTGAGGCTTGGCTTGGATGCTGTTACCGGCGGTATAACCTATTATGCACGTTTCCCGGCCGGCTCACATTTTGACCTGCACTGGCACACGCATGATGAGTATGTTGCCGTTCTGCAAGGCAATGTCGTGATCGTACTGGGGGCCGAAA is part of the Gammaproteobacteria bacterium genome and harbors:
- a CDS encoding cupin domain-containing protein, translating into MVTLLPAALTEAQADVSPVDAFVTDLDTVEWGEPGGGNGFPVGVQTVRLGLDAVTGGITYYARFPAGSHFDLHWHTHDEYVAVLQGNVVIVLGAETYTLTAGSYVVIPGAMNHSWDVPPEADVVILVRRGGPADFNFVK